A part of Cervus elaphus chromosome 11, mCerEla1.1, whole genome shotgun sequence genomic DNA contains:
- the PCARE gene encoding photoreceptor cilium actin regulator — MGCTPSHSDLVNSVAKSGIQFFKKPKAILPGHQRASARGSLPLLVQSSTCYDPGGGSSQGQRAEEEQPSPRWTRTVADSLCQLTRDPTAGKAKDMERLIPETKTSPSQLNKSQSCMATDIPFKRQSSHGSQGAAFSEEESEESNTQQTSKWAKRPKCHRSSKQGHYRQTILPAHESEDKVDFPEPLVKAHQRTYTYLHACLSKYEAVLSITHRATQTHELLQPMVSFLMLCFDEVNQLLGEISKDGEELLQEVREDLAWPLKKGEPQEQPDLLQQLLQYTVSKLQELSGTVALLSSSLLEGSGSYLHATAGHLENKLSTKRGADERLLRTLGHLESLASSHSDPEAWGLPLCSEDSGIGADSESVQLADKLSKQASCDLVPEAAEWRPVTSPTVEARLSGHTWQQGPFRMGLDGPQDCPLSRPLTAKVHPAVQGGSGSPWPSIAGPENTASRPWGLGQSTPCGPPGMGTSGEAHLSKGSRCMGTPSLGEGEDSSSEEEEEDKGSCTSPCTWQENASHPRPRSSPASAESPFQPHPRRLRSPQAREMVLKMKEAISERIKFVPVPSEHQDWMEEEDRTMVPPRPSTASGSRRAPSRQRRSQSEGCLKSHTEDHTLQELRRVQRDLSQRLEAFYIARWQGQSQEPVMQPRAAMLRPDNRCRVVPSSAISKLKSSLTKNFSILPSQDKSILQKCCSRPEGEQPGQGKAEGLPNIIPPGERAGEAPWVRDQTIRSCPTRTSVKKLIETFSPTESLRTLGDSRDSGPSPCPKKWGVPTMPPRFPIYRGLAPLYPKPQISPAAGGESLRMGPGWRPLAPTFPPLLTAEAAKSEDLNWETEENPEDLPPPPLEILMDQSFTSLEPPESGKRAESPFERTHVPGLGGTGSAQRTWASPRLRASMSPTDLLPSKSTTTLTRARSGEPGNSKGSCNTGKLALDFNHPPAASGNAEVQGSRAQSQVRADRASGLSKPPRKVIHWLHSSHTSGQSRISEPSLSRPMRGPHSPEAPRQTQGRSPMLVRKASPTRAHWTPRVDKRHSGLSSTHRSAQPSAPCVHGSPSPPLSPPVSPRVLSPPTVKKRASPPLQHKLPSPPSASPLAQHKISSPPTQCTEAGSLASGPSPSPPASPSQGPKETRDSEDSRAATASGNTRSIFCPATSSLFEAKLPLSTVHPLTPPSLPAEAGGPLETPTGGWRGSSGPRMRADSQRGTTLCALNPQPFIRRTASDPRPGVHLHLPVPGATSSACESQHGQSSGSEESPEDPEPWNSPCGLELKGSGRGAPCPELCVLGHGLQREASAGHAQDKSQQKEVT; from the exons ATGGGATGCACACCTTCCCACAGTGATCTTGTTAACAGTGTTGCCAAGAGTGGcatccagttttttaaaaagcccaaagCAATTCTTCCAGGACATCAGAGGGCCAGTGCAAGAGGCTCCCTCCCTTTGCTGGTTCAAAGTTCCACCTGCTATGACCCCGGAGGGGGCTCGTCCCAGGGACAGCGGGCAGAGGAAGAACAGCCTAGTCCCAGGTGGACCCGGACTGTGGCTGACAGTCTCTGTCAGCTCACCAGGGATCCCACTGCAGGCAAAGCAAAAGATATGGAGAGACTGATCCCAGAAACCAAAACCTCCCCATCCCAACTGAACAAATCACAAAGCTGCATGGCTACGGACATTCCATTCAAGAGACAGAGCTCCCATGGGTCACAAGGGGCAGCCTTTTCCGaggaagagagtgaagaaagTAATACCCAGCAGACTTCCAAATGGGCAAAGAGACCAAAATGTCACAGGTCGAGCAAACAGGGCCATTACCGCCAAACCATCCTTCCTGCCCACGAGTCTGAAGACAAGGTGGACTTCCCCGAGCCCCTGGTGAAGGCCCACCAGCGCACTTACACCTATCTGCATGCCTGCCTCTCCAAATATGAAGCAGTTCTGAGCATCACCCATCGGGCCACCCAGACCCACGagctgctgcagcccatggtCAGCTTCCTGATGCTGTGTTTCGACGAGGTCAACCAGCTCTTGGGAGAGATCTCAAAGGATGGGGAAGAGCTCCTCCAGGAGGTTCGGGAGGATCTGGCTTGGCCGTTGAAGAAAGGAGAGCCCCAGGAGCAGCCAGATCTCCTGCAGCAGCTTCTGCAGTACACAGTCAGCAAGCTACAGGAGCTCAGCGGCACGGTGGCCTTGCTCTCCAGCAGCCTCCTGGAGGGCTCTGGCAGCTACCTCCACGCCACTGCAGGCCACCTGGAGAACAAGCTGAGCACAAAGAGAGGCGCGGATGAACGCCTCCTCAGGACTCTGGGGCACCTGGAGAGCTTGGCGAGCAGCCACAGCGACCCTGAAGCGTGGGGTCTACCCCTGTGCTCTGAGGACAGTGGCATTGGTGCGGACAGTGAGTCCGTGCAGCTGGCAGACAAGCTGAGCAAGCAAGCCAGCTGCGACCTAGTGCCGGAGGCTGCAGAGTGGAGGCCGGTGACTTCACCCACAGTGGAGGCCAGGCTGTCAGGACACACCTGGCAGCAAGGTCCATTCCGGATGGGTTTAGACGGACCCCAGGACTGCCCACTCTCAAGGCCTCTCACAGCTAAGGTTCATCCAGCAGTGCAGGGTGGATCAGGGAGCCCCTGGCCCTCCATTGCTGGCCCAGAAAATACTGCCTCCAGGCCTTGGGGGCTGGGCCAAAGCACTCCATGTGGTCCCCCTGGGATGGGGACTTCCGGTGAAGCACACCTTTCTAAAGGCTCCAGGTGCATGGGCACTCCATCCCTCGGTGAAGGTGAGGACAGCagctcagaggaggaggaggaggacaaaGGGAGCTGCACGAGTCCATGTACCTGGCAGGAAAACGCTTCCCATCCAAGGCCACGGTCTTCACCTGCCAGTGCCGAAAGCCCATTTCAGCCACACCCCCGGAGGCTCAGGAGCCCCCAGGCCCGGGAAATGGTTCTGAAGATGAAGGAAGCGATCAGTGAAAGGATCAAGTTTGTTCCTGTGCCCTCTGAGCACCAGGACTGGATGGAGGAAGAGGACAGGACCATGGTGCCCccgagacccagcacagccagcgGCAGCAGGAGGGCCCCCTCGAGGCAGAGGAGGTCCCAGTCCGAGGGGTGTCTGAAGAGCCACACGGAGGACCACACCCTCCAGGAGCTGCGGAGGGTCCAGAGGGACCTCAGCCAGAGGCTGGAGGCATTTTACATCGCCCGATGGCAGGGGCAGAGCCAAGAGCCAGTCATGCAGCCCAGAGCTGCAATGTTGAGGCCCGACAACCGCTGCCGGGTGGTCCCAAGCAGCGCCATCAGCAAGCTAAAGTCATCCCTCACCAAGAACTTCAGCATTTTGCCAAGTCAGGACAAGAGCATCCTCCAGAAGTGCTGCTCCCGCCCTGAGGGAGAACAGCCTGGGCAGGGAAAAGCTGAGGGGCTCCCAAACATCATCCCACCAGGAGAGAGGGCCGGTGAGGCTCCATGGGTCAGGGACCAGACCATCAGGAGCTGCCCCACCAGAACATCAGTCAAGAAACTCATTGAAACCTTCAGTCCCACCGAGAGTCTAAGGACACTGGGGGATTCCCGGGACTCGGGGCCAAGCCCCTGCCCCAAGAAGTGGGGGGTCCCCACCATGCCTCCCAGATTCCCCATTTACAGAGGGCTGGCCCCGTTGTACCCAAAGCCTCAGATTTCTCCAGCAGCGGGTGGAGAATCTCTCAGGATGGGCCCAGGCTGGAGGCCCTTAGCTCCTACTTTTCCCCCTCTGCTCACAGCTGAAGCAGCCAAGAGTGAGGACCTCAACTGGGAAACAGAGGAGAACCCAGAGGATCTCCCTCCACCGCCTCTGGAAATTCTGATGGACCAATCATTCACTTCTCTAGAGCCCCCGGAGAGTGGCAAGCGAGCAGAGAGCCCCTTTGAACGGACCCACGTGCCAgggctgggagggactggctcTGCCCAGAGAACGTGGGCTTCCCCAAGGCTAAGAGCCTCCATGAGCCCCACTGACTTGCTGCCCAGCAAGAGCACCACCACCCTCACCAGGGCCCGCAGCGGAGAGCCAGGGAACAGCAAGGGCAGCTGCAATACTGGAAAGCTTGCCTTGGACTTCAACCACCCACCAGCAGCTAGCGGAAACGCAGAGGTGCAGGGCAGCAGGGCGCAGAGTCAGGTACGGGCAGACAGGGCCTCAGGCCTCTCCAAGCCTCCCCGGAAGGTCATCCACTGGCTGCATTCCAGCCACACATCCGGGCAGAGCAGGATCTCAGAACCCAGCCTAAGCAGGCCGATGCGGGGACCGCATTCTCCCGAGGCCCCAAGGCAGACCCAAGGCCGAAGCCCCATGCTGGTCAGGAAGGCCTCTCCCACAAGGGCGCACTGGACGCCCAGAGTGGACAAGAGGCACTCGGGCCTGTCCTCCACCCACAGATCTGCCCAGCCAAGTGCACCCTGTGTGCATGGATCCCCTAGCCCACCCCTCAGCCCTCCAGTGAGTCCCAGGGTGCTAAGCCCCCCAACAGTGAAGAAACGagcttcccctcccctccagcacAAGCTGCCCAGCCCTCCCTCAGCAAGCCCACTCGCTCAGCACAAGATCTCCAGTCCCCCTACCCAGTGCACAGAAGCCGGGTCCCTGGCCTCTGGCCCCTCCCCGTCTCCCCCAGCATCTCCCAGTCAGGGGCCCAAGGAAACACGAGATTCTGAAGACAGTCGGGCAGCCACGGCATCTGGAAACACACGTTCCATTTTCTgcccagccacctcctctctgtTTGAAGCTAAACTACCACTCTCAACAGTACATCCACTCACCCCACCATCGCTGCCCGCTGAAGCTGGGGGTCCTCTTGAGACCCCCACAGGAGGCTGGAGGGGCAGCTCAGGGCCACGAATGAGGGCAGATTCACAGCGAGGGACAACGCTGTGTGCCCTGAACCCTCAACCTTTCATCCGAAGGACAGCCTCTGACCCCCGGCCAGGTGTCCACCTTCACCTGCCTGTCCCAGGCGCCACCAGCAGCGCTTGTGAATCCCAGCATGGCCAGAGCAG CGGCAGCGAGGAGAGCCCCGAGGACCCAGAGCCATGGAACAGCCCCTGTGGCCTAGAACTGAAGGGCAGCGGCAGGGGTGCGCCATGCCCAGAGCTCTGTGTGCTGGGCCACGGGCTGCAGCGAGAGGCCAGCGCGGGCCATGCCCAGGACAAGTCCCAGCAGAAGGAAGTCACCTGA